The sequence below is a genomic window from Macaca nemestrina isolate mMacNem1 chromosome 13, mMacNem.hap1, whole genome shotgun sequence.
AGGAGTTTTTCTTGTAGTGAGTCTCAAAATCTTGGCAGGCATTCGAACTGGTCCTTTCACTTCGAGGTACTTTTCTTTTGCGCCTCTGATCAAGTCAGCACACACCTTTTCCAGGGATTTTACGTTGTGGCCCATTAGAGTGATTGGAATTCGGTGAATTGCCACCTCTGGCTCCACAGGTGTTTTTCCAGTATCCTTAAGAGCCATGACTGCTGCGCGGCTTCCTGACTGACTTGTTCCTTGGTGGGAGTGAACAGCAGTGAGTCAGGAGCTGGAGTGTGTGGATGAGCGATCCACAGCACCTACAACCGCGTCTTCTtcaatgagcttttttttttttttttttttttaagtagagctgaggtttcttttttttttcttttttttt
It includes:
- the LOC139357722 gene encoding small ribosomal subunit protein uS10-like, giving the protein MALKDTGKTPVEPEVAIHRIPITLMGHNVKSLEKVCADLIRGAKEKYLEVKGPVRMPAKILRLTTRKTPRGEGSKTWDRFRMRIHKRLIDLHSPSEIVKQVTSISTEPGVEIEATITDAYVNYFNQLITRC